From the genome of Lampris incognitus isolate fLamInc1 chromosome 17, fLamInc1.hap2, whole genome shotgun sequence:
TTGCATAAACAGCCAAGGTATGCAACATATATATGTTCCTATTTGAGTTGGGTTCTCATTACTGCTTGAAGATAACATTCTGTTTTAAAAGTGGAAGTCAAACGTGTGACTGCATGTTGTTACTGTTGTGATTTCCAGTTCATTATCAAGACCAACtgagtgttgttttatttttccacAGAGGAATACGAAGAAGCCATCAAGGTACTCAGGCACTGTACGATTTCTTGCAGACAATGAGATTGTCATAGACTTATTTTATTGTCGAAAATTACCAGATGTTTCTTTTGGCCACAAAAAGAATGAAGAGACGAGCTGACAAATTGTGCAAAACATACCCTCAAAATCTATCTGTATTCAAGGCATTAATgcaagtcagtagaagcaaatGAGTATGATGCAGTATGGTGCAGAGAAAGAGCTTGCCTTCTTAGACAGTCCTTGGAAATTAAATGTAAATAAAGTATATGTTAAAAATATAggtaaaaagattaaaaaaagaggGGAATAAAAGACCCAAGAAAGATTTTCCAGGAGTCTCAGTCAGAATTACTATAATTTTGCAACTAAAACATGAGGAGAGCAAATTTGACTGGTGGTGATTAGTACTGACACagcacaagatatttacacaatTGAGGTTTGATGCATGAGGTACAAGGTGTAAATAGGACATACTGGGTGACAGGTGACTAAATATAAGCACTGCAAATATACATTCAAAGTCAAGGAATTGTCTTGTTTTCTCGTTGGTATAATTAGTAACAGCATAGTCACAGATGATTAAAGTGCAACTGAGTTGTTATAGATCCATACACTGCACATTTGAAGAATAAAACAAAGTTTGTAAACAGCCTGAATGGTGTGTATCCGTGTCCATGACTTCATGGGACACTGGAATACATAACGATGTATACATAGCTCGTTTACTCCAATGGAAGGTGTTTGTCCACATTCAGAGTGCAGACAAGCAGGGGAACCAGTTACACATGAATGTTTACAAGATGAAGGGCCAGGCCTGTGGCGGCCCACTGAAGACCGAGGTGAAGGAGCTGAAGGGGGATCTTCGACCTGCCCCTCCATACCCTTCAAGGGTCAAGACCGTGGATATAGGCACACAGGTCACCCCCGAAAAAGAAGCTGTAAGAAAcacattcttttctctttttttttttacgcatACAGTGTTTTCCCTGGGCTTTATTTTAATAAAGGTAAATTTCAGAGATGGAACCAAGACTGACCTATTTGCATTTTCTATATTTGTTGTTcagagaaaggtgaatcagttcatctggacacaacatttattgagagaattcatcactcatctaagtgatgggattaaacgtttctctcaatcaataaacgttgtccagatgaactgattcacctttctctgatttacttacctggattattgagcatgcataaggacATATTTGTTGCTGTTTATTAGCTGTTCATTATAACAGAAAAAAAGTAATGCCCCTTTATTTTCCCTTGTTGAGTTCTTTTGGGGTGAGCAGTCAGCCCAGATAATGATTTTATTTTGACTTCCTTGGCCCACTGAAATTAAGCTCACTTGAAATATTTGAAAGAGGACCTCATGTATAGTCAGTATTTTAGTGCTGTGAGGTTTGTTGGTATAACCTATTTTCTTGATTCTATATAGGTGATTATGAAAGATACTAAGGCTAGCAAACCGGAAGATGAGCCCCCTCCTGTTTGGTTCAGATCATACATGGAGAAGGTAGGACTATATTGGAACATAAACACTCAAATTACGACACAAAACGACAAAATAGTTGTCATATTTAGGATTCATTCATGTGTCATTGAACACAACATTGTATAGAGGATGATAGAGAGTTGTTATTTTCAATCTGCATCTTGTCTTTTGTCAATCATATTTCTTTCTCTTAGTTTAAGGATGAGGTGGTAAAAGAGGTGGTGGAAAGGATGTGCAATGACTTTTCTGGCCAGTGTTGCACCCATAAAACTACGAGTGAGCCCGCTGAGGCCCCAGGAGCTAGTGTTGATGCCGTGGGGCCCAAGGATGCACCCTCCACCTCTAATGCATCCCTTGGTTACACCCCCAACTGCAGCAGCTGCAACAAGCTCACCTCTGAAGGGGCCTACAAGTGCAGGTAGATCCAACCAGCATTTTCCCCATATTGTATGGAAACAAGGATGCGTTTTCCAATAAAGGAAGTTTTTTCAACAAAAGTTGTCATTCTGAAATGTCTGATGTATTTTAATCTGCAAAAAAATGTGAAACAGAAAGAGTTGCTTATTGGAAGTTTCCTTGTATTTTCTCAAGAGCAAattttacagcaacacacacacacacacaaacacacacacacacacacacccacacacacacacaccccaaagaTCACAAAATATTTCAACCATTCAAAAGTATAATATCTAAAGCAAATACAGCACAACTCTCCCCAAGGCTAGCGTGACAGACAATGTGACACATGTATTGATCTTTTTTGACATTTGTGCCTCCATTATATTTTTCTTTGATTCTCATTGTCTGTCTTAAACTTTTACATGTTCTGTCAAGATTATTTTTATGATAATCCATAGTCATGTTTTTAGCATCCTGATTTTTTTCCCACAACCGTTTAACTCTGCATGTTGTTCTTTTTCCCTGCCAGTGTATGTCCATCCTGCATTTTGTGTGAGATCTGTAGACATAGCCATGACCCCAGTCACAACCTAGTGAGAACCAAGACACCTCTCTCTATCCCTGAGCATGGAATGTCTGGAGAATTAAGGTAAATCCACCTGATCAAAGGAACAAATTATTGTTTTTCTTTAATCATTAGCAAACAACATTGTCACATATTGTTTCAATGGGCTTCCTAACAATGCCAGGCAGGTGAACACAGGGACACAAGCTTATTTTGCTAACCTTGGCTTATTTACATCTATGGGTGGGGAAATTTTTCTAAGTCCAAAATTTGAAAAAGTCTTTGTTTTTGTCACTAGTTAACCTTAAAGGATCACTTATATGCTTATGTGTTGTTCTTGGATAGTAAACTTTCAAGCTCTGCTATGTAAAAAGGTAACTTGTAGATCATTAAAACTGAATAATGAATCTAGACAGAGGGAGCATCTTGCTGTAAATCACAGTGTGGAATAGAGGGAATGGCAATCCTTCTACCATATACTTTGAGAGGTTTTAAGGATAGATGAATGTGAAAATCTTACATAGGTCACCTTTAAAAACAATCATTCAGTGGGCCTTCCTGATTGTCTGCGACACCAGGTTCCCAaggagaggagacagaacagtgcGCAAGGCCGAGCGACAACGCCTCAAAGCTGAAAGGAGGCAGTTGAGAGCAGAAGTTAAGGAAATCAAGAAGAAACTGAGACTAGAAAAGAGAGGGCTTCAGTGGAGCGGGCCCTCTACCTCTGGCAGAACCAACCTGACAAACATGGCCTCTGCCTCCACCCAGGCCCCAGCCCTGCCCCCCGCAGCTGCCTCAGAAACAGCCTCAGGTCCAGCCCCAGCTCAAGGTCCCATCCCTGCCCCGGGCCCCGACCCCCAGGCCTCCAGTCCAGAGTAAGAGCCACCTCGGAAGAGCGTCCAACAGTGCTGGGTGCCTCTGGGCCCAGCatggatgcaaaaaaaaaaaaaaaaaaaaaaaaaagaaagaaaagaaaaaaaagtttttttttccaagaaaaaaaatcaaaatatgcCATCTTTGTAATCTAGTCTGTATGAGTGTATCGCTGGCTGCTCTGGTGGTGGAAAATGCTGGAACTACCTCACAGTGTgaaaactgctgctgctgcttcataGATTTTCtaagaaaaaaaatgcttttcagctgcaaaaaaacaaaacaaaacaaaaaaaaatctgggatCCTGCTTTTTTGATTCGTAGAGAACAAAAGAGATGGGTCTTCTAAGAAACCAGGGCTATTTTCAACAATGCTCTGTACACTTGAAACTAGGGGTCCCGGGGTCTTGCACACCTCCTTGGTGCCCACTATGGCTGCCTTGTTTCTGGATGAAAATCTGCCCGATGGCACCCGTCTGGAGCCTGGTACCAAGTTCATCAAATACTGGAAGATGAGGAACTCGGGCAATATCAGCTGGACCTCGGAGACTAAGGTACCTCCCTGAGAAGAAAggctcctctctttctcttccctttTGCTTCACCTTCACCCAGAGTCCCTAGTCAGCGCATTGCGTACTTCCTTAATAATCCCAAATGCGTCCACTAACACCAGTTGAGATATTATACCCAGCCAAATAACATCTAATACCTTTTTTGTGTGAGCTGTTTATTGTTTTGAATTCAGTTGAATCTTGGTTTGTGTCTGTGTCAATTcgtgtgcctgtgtgtatgtgtgcatgtcacCCTTGAACGTGTATTTTGTGGTGTGTCTGTGCTTGAAAATGTGTATCTGTGTCCTTTCTGTTTGTGTAtacctattgtgtgtgtgtgtgtgtgtgtgtgtgtgtgcacgcacacacgcgcatgtgcgtgcatgtgtttgtgtttgtgccccCAGCTGAAGTTCATGTGGGGCAACTTGGGCCTCGCAtgtgaggagaagagagaggtgcCAGTTCCCCTGCTTCAGCCTGGACAAGTAGGCGTGGTCAGTGTGGCATTTGTGGCCCCGGTGATGGAAGGGACATATACCTCCCACTGGCGCCTGGCACACTGTGGGAGTCAGTTTGGTCCGCGTATATGGTGCAGCATCGTGGTCGACCCAGGCAACGGCTGCAACGCTCTCAGTCATCAGAGCAAAAGACTGGCAAGTCTCCTGTCAACCATTTTTTACAGTTTTTGGCAGGAATATCAACTGTTTACATGCTTATCTTTAATATGAGATTATTCAGGATGAAAGAGTATTCCGTCCGTTCGTTCATTCGTTGTAGTTCGTATTTGTTAACACCAAGACTGGGATGAACTCATATCCCAGTCATTAGAAACTTGAATATGTCAGGGGTATATTGCCATTCATTTGGACACTGACACGTAAACACTTTATTTATCCGTGCGCATTATATTTCCATGGTAATACTCAGAATATTTTAATATGTAAAGGGAATATGGGATTAGGATTTGATGATGCATAAAAATATCTTCGTTTTTAAGCAGTTTAGAAAGACCTTAATTTAGATATGACCTGGTAACCACAATCCTATTTTGAATATAAATGGCCTCATTAAATCTGCTGGGACACCACTAGAATACACTTATAATTCTTTGTTATAAGTCACAGAATATAAATAAACTCCCTCTCGTGATTTTAATTTCTCGTGATAAGAGTTTCTAGAGTTTTTATTTCGTTGACAAGAATGTACTCTCAAATAGCCATCTTTGAATGAATTCTGTAATGATATTAAGGTTACCAATACTCTGCCTGCTCCAGAGGGAAGAGGTGAGGCCATTAGAGAAGGAGGAGAGGTCAAGGGATGACGGCTCTGACGTGTCTGCAGACTTCAGCCACAGAGACTACTACTTCCCCTCGGTCGACCTGCTTACTGCACAGGTACACATTCAAGAAGTACTGGCAAAGAGCCACCAAAACTTGGATAGAAACAGGTTTGGAACTGGTTTAAAATATTTGAGCTTCTTGGTTTGCTTCTAtttttaatttatatttttggGATGAAATTTACAATTAGGGTTTAATTTCTCCTAAACACATCATGCATCAACTTTAAAggcagaatgagtaggatttgtcgggttgcagtttgtaaacacaacattcaaagttggcccctcctccccagctCAATTAcatcagaaggacacgccccttgACTGCAGttaccagaacacatcccagtgtacaggccaactccgcattgctcttcattcccatcctctccttcagtgctaaCCAATGGTTGAGAGCCAAACCCAGATTCACTCGATTTGGaatgagctttgtccgcttggcatgtcgcctcgctatatttgcgtcttttagGCGCTGTGTCCACCATTGTTGTAGCTTCCTTTTGGATGCATGCTTATGATCTCGATCTGCACCTGGTCACTACATTTTTATGCgtcctgctgcccaaaggttaatgtccagaaatcagaaacactttatttgtcatttcatttcatgcacttgcacacatgaaatgaaatgaaacatggtttcccccagcccacaccagtgtaacaaaaagacaaaaacacatatctagaaactacaagaactacaagaacacatatatccaaactaacacacacaaacatatatatatatatatatatatatatatatatatacacacacacacacacacacatatatatataactaaacaaaagaaaaaaaatctctgtccaggagaacgaacagcagccaggatgactgtcggaactgccagtctgcatgggctagcagttagcttagcctgccccacgtcctgtcagaccgccctcggtgtttcctcttcgggcacagctccagtcagggccgtggtccttgggcccacaggatgcagcaaaccaagctccctcagcccatCCAGCTCACCCAgttagacaccttcgacacacctccctgcactcgacacgataacactaaaaacacagtcaaggctaggcaaggacgccgccagaccgccctcagtgttaatcggaactgccggtctgcatgggctagcagttagcttagcctgtcctacttccgcgtcctgtcagactgccctcggttttacctcttcaggcacagctccaggcagggctgtggtccctgggcccacaggacgcaactctcctagccgatccagcaccagctcacccagccatcaagcgaagacaaacttagatgcagacatggacaaagatactgcatggacggtactgggtgaggccaccgcaaacgtgaatttgcgctgccatcttcccacaccagaaccagaagaaacgtcccgtacacagcaaactaagaaaatacaggcagaggacagggtctctgcagatacagataccgccacacatgtctagtgggtcataagtgatgattgagaggattATTTTTGTCTGAGCCtttacattgatttttaggaaaatctagTTGTATATTGGCTGAATGAGAAAGCAAATATGGTATATTTAAAAATGGTTTGGAACGTTTCGCCTCTTTAACCACATGTTCTTTGACACGCCAGACACTTATGTAACACCAAGCAGGAAACATGACTTGCAAGAGAGCATGTGTCATTTACGCACTTGCATTCATGAGCCTAGTGGGTAATCATTAATGCACTGTAAACCCATATCTGTTCTGTTTGCCAGGATCTGCTGTCATTTGAACTGTTGGATATAAACATTGTACAGGAGTTGGAGAAAGTGCCAAACAACACTCCAGCTGGTGAGAAATTCGCCCCAACCTTCCTTGGCAAAGGGAAACTGGACAATCAACTTAAAGGGAAAGTCCGGTATTTGTTAACCTAAGCCCTATTTCATGACGATAGGAAAATAGAGCTTAGGGTAAAAAATACCAGAGTTTCTCTTTAAAATGAAAAGTTATTAAGGGAAacatgtgtacatgtctttttattgcctttgttGCTTCGCTTAATGCctattatgttttatgtaaagcactttgaatttatATAATAACTttgctgtataaataaataaatttgtctTGCCTTACATAAAAAAATTGTGGGGGTCCTGTCCCATAAAACCAAAAAGGAATTACAATAGATTATGCAAAATACTCCAAATGATACACAGGCAAGTAATTGTTCTTTATAAACTTGGGTCTCTAGAGAAACACGTTCCACTGCAGGCTCACTCTGAATGGCCTCCGTTCCTTTTTTTCCAGCGCTGATTTAGAGTTTGTCAGTAGTTAGGCATTCAAACATATCCTCATCTAGTTTTGACATGAACATTAAGCTCAGCATCTCTGTTTGTTGTACCTCACTGGTAGATTTGACACCCTGCATGTCCCCTCTGCCCCATGATGCACCAGCACTGGGGAAGGTCGACCCCTCACAGATAAAAGAAGATACAGAGGTCAAGGGGGTCAGAAACCTTTTTGGTAAGTGAAACTGGAAGGTTAGTCCAATTCCTGGCATGTAGAAACTTGGCAAATAGAAAACTTGGTTTGTGTGAAACAGCCATCAGGAATATGTGAAACTTAGTGATTGTGAAGTAGGAACAATCAAAAATACCTCCCTAGAAGAAATTAATTATGTGCTCTACATAAAAATGAAATTTACAAATAGCACAGACACTTAAAGCTTCCTGAAGCAGTATTTTTGACATTAACAGTGAATCACATGACTCCTTGTAATGTGAAAGGATCACTTGTGCTGCTGATTGCACTGAGAATCAACACTGCAGTCAAACGTTTTCCTTAACCAGAGACAGGCGTTGCCTTCACTTTCAGCCCATTATTTACATTATCCAGGCCGAAGATGAAACCTCCCCCCATGCTACGAAACTGGATAAACCGCACAACTCTGAAATTGAGAAGGCAGTCTAGGATGAAGCTCACAGAGAGAAGATGAAGAGCTTTTTTTTCTggattccccccctcctttttctccccaattgtacttggccaactacctcactcttccgagctgtcctggtcactgctccaccccctgcgcagatccggggagggccgcagactactacatgcctcttccgatacatgtggagtctccagctgcttcttttcacctgactgaggagttttggcagggggacgtaatgcgtgggaggatcaagctattccccccagttccccctcccccctgaacaggtgccccagccgaccagaggaggcaatagtgcagtgaccaggacacataccctcatctggcttcctacccgcagacatggcaaattgtgtctgtagggacgcccgaccaagctggaggtaaaggAAGAGTTTTTTACTTCTGAGTTGCACGAGCTGTTTATCTATCCAGTTTTATAGCTTGGGAAGAGGTGCCATCTTCAGGCTGAATAATGTAAACAATGTACTGAAAGTGAAGGCAAAACCTGTCTCTGGTTAAGGAAAACTGTCGACAGTGCAGTGTTGATTCTCAGTGTGGTTGAGATACAACCCTTTCGCAGTAAATGGAATCTCTTCAATAGTTTCGAAAATATCGCTTCATGCAGCTTTGACACCATTTTTGCTATTCAATCTCACCTCAGACTCACATTGATCTGTTGACCCTGACCATCTACACCCCTacccttcatgtttgctgtgtttCGATCAGGAATGAAGCTGAAACCCCAAAAGAGGTTGTTGGAACCTCCAacccatgaggaggagagggatgaGGAAATCAGTGGGGCCCAGTTCCTCTGTGAGACAGTCATCCGCTCCCTCACCCTGGAAGAGGCCCCTGACCACAAACCACCAAGAAGAGTCCAGCACAACAGCCGCAAGCCACAGGGTAAGGGGTCAATGTATCCTCCTGAATTTATGCAGCTGTTGATTGTGGAAAATTAAAGGTGCAATCACGTTGGATGCATTTTCATGGGAGGAGTGACATGCTGCTTTTTTCTCCAACAGCCCTGATCCTGATCAAATTGGGCATGTTTTTGGCGTTGAGAGTCATTTGCTGTTGCTAGTGCAGCCAGAGTGGTCTGTCAACCGCTTGTGTGCCAGCATTAGTATTAAGTGAATTAGCTACACAACCCTGCACATCTGGCTTATCATTActtattattgttaaaaaaacgtATCATATTTTTATTACCTGTACTACTATACCACCTATACTTATTTTTCTAAAACATAGAGAAGCGGAGAGCACTTGCTTTAGCGCTTCTCCATCTTTGTTTTAAGCAGTTCAGTTGAGAAGACCTACCATCCCCTTTGCTCCTAAAATTGAACAGCAGAGAAAAAGTCATAGTGACGTCAGGCTTTTTTCTCCACAGAGTTTAACATTTGTCATCTTCAGGCATTCAAGGTGTTTCTCCAAACACCAGAGGTGTGCCTGGTGGATAAAAAGCAGGGTGCCTAGGACATATTAACAGGGAGCAAAACACTTCTAGCCCATTGAAAACAATGAAAAAGGAACCCCTCACTGCCCAAAACACGTCCAATGTGATTGTAGCCTAATTCAACATTTGACTCTTGAATACAGAAACTGTTCTGGACACCCCCCTGGAGAAATCAAACTATATTATGCCTCTATTAGACTGGTCTGATCTATGATCTCTTCTATTTTATGCTTCTATACGCTATTATATTCTACTATGATATTCTTACCAATGCAGATTTTTCTATTAAGGTGTTTCATGTTGTTCCCTAAAGTTTTCTGTACTGTTTCCCGGGGCGGTGGCTTTTACTTTGAGAGAAGTGTGGAGGCTGAGAAGATGGACAAGATTCCAGGAGTCAATGTGGAGCTGACTGCTGTTAAATTAGAAAGTTCAGCCCCACCTCCATACCCAGCCCTCCACCTGATCACCATGCAGGAGGAGGAGACTGGCCCAGGTTAGAGAATAACTCCTACTTTTTCTCGTTTTCATGATTTTTATTCAGCAAACACATTTATCCCATTCATTTCCAAAAGGATGTCTCCTTTTTCTTATCCTCTCCCTCTTCATTTCCTTATTTGTTATCCTTTCACAGTCTATTTTGCTACTGTGAAAAAGCTTTTTGAATAATGTTTGACAGACAAATTAAGCTTCAAGACTTGAACAAACCCTAGTTTAATATTTTGCAAACTATTCTTAAACTTATGGGAAATGATTGGTATAGTGTATACCAATAAGTAATTTCTAGATTATAGCTTAAGGTTCACTGGAGCTTCAGCTGTAGTACGCAAtgtgtgttgttgtttattttgttctTGGTACAATAGACGTTTCTGATGTGGCCCCACACAATGAAGACCAGCATATCAACCCAAACACAATAAAGGAGGAGGACAAAGAGGCAGCAGGCTTGACCAAGACTACACAAGAGATAAAGGAGACTAGAGAGGAAGTGAGAGGGGAGGATGGGGCCAAAGAAGAAGAGGACTGGGATGAGGTGAGAAGAGAAACTGTTAGCTTTGTGTGGCTAGTCATGACATGACCAGTTATGTTTTGACCTAACAAGTAGCATGACCAGATGAGAATGGGTGAAAGTTAGGTCAGGGGAGTCGGGGGTGGTCACATGGCCACGGTGGGTGTGGCCTCCAGTACACTACATTCATTGTCAATGAACAGTATAAGTAAAACGTGAAAGTCAAAACTCAACACTAAAAGTTATTATTTTTGTTTATGATCATGAAGTCAACTGTCATCAGGAAAAAGAAACACAGTGACCGTGTTGTATGTAACAGTGTGTAAATCATTATCTGTTACATAAAATTAattttattaggggtccaagcactCTTCATTCACTTCCAATGCTACCAGAATTGACACAGGTTGTGCAAATGCTCGATATCACATTTCAGTGTTCAGATATGTTAAATGACGGTTCTACAGTGACGTTCGGTGTCATACTGTAATTAGTACCGTATGCACATTTTCTATTTTGCCAAATGTTTGATCAACCTTCACGAGAGTATTGGACAATACAACCGAAACCAGCAGAATGGtgtgcgattttttttttttcagaattttAACTCCAACACTTtgatttttgtgatttttttttttccccccagcttAAACAGACAAAAATATCCCAGTCTAGCGATTGTGATGTCATTGCCTCATGTTGTAAGAAGGTGTGGTTTTACCCCAGTCAATAAGTCACCTTCTCTGGGCATATAAAGGTCGCTGGTTCAAGTCCCAAGGTGTCCAATTCAAACTTGCCAACCTTGTGGCAATTAATGCATGGGGCATGTTTTCAAATTCGTCTGAAGGTCAAATTAAGTCAAAGACTGCCTTGTGGTAGATTTTAGATTTTCTACCATTTTTGAATTTTGTCCAAATCTGTTTTTTCACTACTAGCATCTTTGGACCAAGCTGAAAAGGTtacattttcagattttgatattCCATACTGTTTCGATTATACAAACCATCAGTTTTTATCAAAATAGATAATTTTCCAAAATTTGCAATAACTCATGAACCCTTTGAGGtgtcaacctgaaatttgagacaTGTGTTCAGGAGTTTTCACTAAGCTTATGTGTTAAAGTGCATCGCCCTAAGCGCTTGGACCCCGCCCATTGCTGCTTGCaagtttatttttattcatttttatcgGTGTGGTACCTATCACATCCGTCAGCACAACGCTGCC
Proteins encoded in this window:
- the nbr1a gene encoding NBR1 autophagy cargo receptor a; its protein translation is MGLPVTIKVNFRGNVKRFLAPDLDKSEWESVEAWIRASFGISHFQVKYFDEDNEEVCINSQEEYEEAIKSADKQGNQLHMNVYKMKGQACGGPLKTEVKELKGDLRPAPPYPSRVKTVDIGTQVTPEKEAVIMKDTKASKPEDEPPPVWFRSYMEKFKDEVVKEVVERMCNDFSGQCCTHKTTSEPAEAPGASVDAVGPKDAPSTSNASLGYTPNCSSCNKLTSEGAYKCSVCPSCILCEICRHSHDPSHNLVRTKTPLSIPEHGMSGELRFPRRGDRTVRKAERQRLKAERRQLRAEVKEIKKKLRLEKRGLQWSGPSTSGRTNLTNMASASTQAPALPPAAASETASGPAPAQGPIPAPGPDPQASSPEGPGVLHTSLVPTMAALFLDENLPDGTRLEPGTKFIKYWKMRNSGNISWTSETKLKFMWGNLGLACEEKREVPVPLLQPGQVGVVSVAFVAPVMEGTYTSHWRLAHCGSQFGPRIWCSIVVDPGNGCNALSHQSKRLREEVRPLEKEERSRDDGSDVSADFSHRDYYFPSVDLLTAQDLLSFELLDINIVQELEKVPNNTPADLTPCMSPLPHDAPALGKVDPSQIKEDTEVKGVRNLFGMKLKPQKRLLEPPTHEEERDEEISGAQFLCETVIRSLTLEEAPDHKPPRRVQHNSRKPQVFCTVSRGGGFYFERSVEAEKMDKIPGVNVELTAVKLESSAPPPYPALHLITMQEEETGPDVSDVAPHNEDQHINPNTIKEEDKEAAGLTKTTQEIKETREEVRGEDGAKEEEDWDEVSSQASSVSSCEDYIIILPDCFDTSRPLGESMYSSALSQDGTAVGSANQESQVDKDEESDSESEELGRAALVREKWERSEPVNTVGSWATALPPAVHPIHSSVNQMLCASQTLDAMTLTPEVVPLQPLPDALLPLPALHSPRSEALYLAEEPSPPACKPYEQQQPAVCLNISSGLSRSAGSASSAFETYNPRPSNALQPRGQGGITEGLVKGALSVAASAYKALFTGPNCSIQRGIDPAAKQDPSLMAMLLEMGFRDQRLNQRLLRKHGYSLLHTVNELVQMAEDSHNEPVDTQR